One region of Marivirga arenosa genomic DNA includes:
- a CDS encoding M28 family peptidase, which translates to MKKYILSLVLFAICFFAYSQVPQEIDARHYDIIEAVSAERIESDIRTLAGFGTRNTFSDTVSNTRGIGAARRWVKAEFDKISEECGGCLEVFYQKDYVTKEGNSRVPKDAWVVNVVAIQKGTDYPNNHVLMSGDIDSRASNTMDYETDAPGANDNASGMAGTIEAARVLSKYKFKNSIVYVGLSGEEQGLFGGSGLAEYAKENEWNIIGILNNDMIGNIEGVDGVIDNRTFRIFSEPVPQTETERQRTLRRYYGGEVDGISRQLARYVHKQTQTYMPEMNPMMIYRLDRFGRGGHHRPFNDLGFAGIRIMEAHENYNRQHQDIRVEDGIEYGDVVEGVNFKYAKKLTAVNAISLAGLAWAPPAPQNVGIGGVVEPSAKLAWDATDDDNIVGYKIYWRLTTSPTWDNFRYVGKVNEYTLEGIVIDNFYFGVAAVDKNGNESVVVFPERVIR; encoded by the coding sequence ATGAAGAAATATATACTCTCTTTAGTACTATTTGCTATATGCTTTTTTGCTTACAGTCAAGTACCTCAAGAAATCGATGCCAGGCATTATGACATTATAGAGGCTGTCTCAGCAGAAAGAATTGAAAGTGACATTAGAACACTCGCTGGTTTCGGTACTCGAAATACTTTTTCAGATACCGTATCCAATACACGAGGAATTGGTGCAGCTCGGAGATGGGTGAAAGCTGAATTTGATAAAATTTCAGAAGAATGTGGGGGATGCCTAGAGGTATTCTACCAAAAGGATTACGTTACCAAAGAAGGCAATAGCCGAGTTCCCAAAGACGCTTGGGTAGTGAATGTTGTAGCCATCCAAAAAGGTACTGATTATCCTAACAACCATGTATTAATGTCAGGTGATATTGATTCCAGAGCAAGTAATACTATGGACTATGAAACGGATGCTCCTGGCGCAAATGATAATGCTTCTGGAATGGCCGGAACTATAGAAGCAGCCCGAGTGCTCTCTAAATATAAATTTAAAAATAGCATTGTATACGTTGGTCTGTCAGGTGAAGAGCAAGGCTTATTTGGTGGATCTGGTTTAGCGGAATACGCCAAAGAAAATGAATGGAATATCATTGGTATCTTAAACAATGATATGATTGGTAATATTGAGGGTGTTGATGGAGTTATTGATAACAGGACCTTCAGAATATTCTCAGAGCCTGTACCTCAAACAGAAACGGAGAGACAAAGAACCTTAAGAAGGTATTACGGTGGAGAGGTTGATGGAATTTCAAGACAATTAGCTCGCTATGTTCACAAGCAAACTCAAACTTATATGCCAGAAATGAATCCAATGATGATCTACCGTTTGGATCGTTTTGGAAGAGGTGGTCACCACAGACCATTTAATGATTTAGGTTTTGCAGGCATAAGAATCATGGAAGCACATGAAAATTACAACAGACAGCATCAGGACATCAGAGTAGAAGATGGAATTGAATATGGGGATGTAGTAGAAGGCGTTAATTTTAAGTACGCTAAAAAGTTAACTGCAGTAAATGCCATTTCCTTAGCTGGTTTAGCATGGGCACCTCCTGCACCACAGAATGTTGGAATTGGTGGAGTTGTAGAACCCTCTGCAAAATTAGCCTGGGATGCAACAGATGACGACAATATTGTAGGCTATAAAATTTATTGGAGACTTACTACCTCCCCTACCTGGGATAACTTCAGATATGTTGGTAAAGTAAACGAGTATACTTTAGAGGGAATCGTAATTGACAATTTCTATTTTGGAGTTGCTGCTGTAGATAAAAATGGAAATGAATCAGTAGTGGTATTCCCTGAGCGAGTTATTAGATAA
- a CDS encoding proton-conducting transporter transmembrane domain-containing protein, whose translation MNQQLIAFLAYLSPSLFVITALTSWYQAGLRPTAVKKLGMISSFFGILSSLILAYAVYQQDLIEISTFSIYGLGLSIRLDTVSILMFSMIAILSFVIMRYSLNYLDGDQRQGTFLGRLAATIVSVQFLVLSGNLAVLLASWILTSLCLHRLLVFYKKRPGAIIAAKKKSIVARLADISLLIGFVLLYQIFGTGNLEIIFQNVREGISPLLATATIFIALAALLKSAQFPTHGWLLEVMETPTPVSSLLHAGLLNAGPFLIIRLAFIMEATSTASTLLIIVGAFTAIYGSVVYLTQTSIKTALGYSSIAHMGFSLMVCGLGVYPAAMLHLIAHSFYKAHSFLSSGSVIDLIRAAKVTGAKRIGNPFKIILGILLAIAMYSGFAYLWGVDIQNEFQLFVIGGIIVLGLSRLFSFALDSNASIKLWFQALVLSGVVALAFFSLESIFHFFLMGNVPELTIPSLSEVILMSTVLTLFSLVVFIQIFSPILNQKSSFQALAVHIRNGLYINVVFDRIVRAHYHKEDSNSRIVLEEAEIGKYILDSKENNNEEQEERLA comes from the coding sequence ATGAATCAACAGTTAATCGCATTTCTCGCGTATTTATCTCCCTCACTTTTTGTAATAACAGCACTCACTTCCTGGTACCAAGCGGGTTTAAGACCTACAGCAGTAAAAAAACTAGGGATGATCTCATCTTTTTTTGGCATCTTAAGTTCTTTAATTCTTGCTTATGCGGTTTATCAACAAGACTTAATAGAAATCAGCACCTTTTCCATTTATGGTTTAGGGTTAAGCATACGCTTAGATACTGTAAGTATATTAATGTTCAGCATGATTGCCATCTTGAGCTTTGTAATCATGCGATACAGCTTAAACTACCTTGATGGTGACCAAAGACAAGGCACATTTCTAGGAAGATTAGCTGCAACCATAGTATCAGTACAATTTTTAGTTTTATCAGGTAATCTTGCCGTTTTATTAGCTTCATGGATTTTGACCAGCTTATGCTTACATAGATTATTAGTATTCTATAAAAAGAGACCTGGGGCAATTATAGCGGCAAAAAAGAAATCAATAGTCGCCCGATTAGCAGATATTTCTTTATTAATAGGCTTTGTATTATTATATCAAATATTCGGTACGGGAAACTTAGAAATTATATTCCAAAATGTAAGAGAAGGAATATCACCATTATTGGCAACTGCAACAATATTTATAGCATTAGCAGCTTTATTAAAATCAGCTCAGTTTCCAACTCATGGCTGGTTATTAGAAGTGATGGAAACCCCCACTCCCGTTTCATCCTTATTGCACGCAGGATTATTAAACGCAGGACCATTTTTGATAATCCGTTTAGCATTCATTATGGAAGCAACAAGTACCGCTTCTACTTTATTAATTATAGTAGGAGCTTTTACAGCGATTTATGGGTCAGTAGTATATTTAACTCAAACTTCAATCAAAACTGCACTTGGGTATTCCAGCATTGCACATATGGGCTTTAGTTTGATGGTTTGCGGCTTAGGCGTATATCCTGCAGCAATGCTTCATTTAATTGCACACTCATTTTATAAAGCACATTCATTTTTATCATCCGGTTCAGTTATTGATTTAATAAGAGCCGCGAAAGTAACAGGTGCGAAAAGAATAGGAAATCCTTTTAAAATCATCTTAGGAATTCTTTTAGCCATTGCTATGTATTCAGGATTCGCCTATTTATGGGGCGTAGATATTCAAAATGAATTTCAATTATTCGTAATAGGAGGCATTATTGTCTTAGGATTATCGCGATTATTTAGTTTTGCGCTTGATTCAAATGCGAGCATTAAATTATGGTTTCAAGCTTTAGTATTATCAGGAGTCGTTGCTCTTGCATTTTTTAGTCTTGAATCAATATTTCACTTCTTTTTAATGGGTAATGTACCTGAATTAACAATACCCTCTCTATCAGAAGTCATTTTGATGTCCACTGTTTTAACTTTATTTAGTTTAGTGGTATTTATACAGATATTCTCTCCTATTCTAAATCAAAAATCTTCTTTTCAAGCATTGGCGGTCCACATTAGAAATGGATTATATATAAATGTAGTTTTTGATAGAATAGTTAGAGCACATTACCATAAAGAGGATTCCAATTCAAGAATAGTTTTAGAAGAAGCAGAAATCGGGAAATACATTCTTGACTCAAAAGAAAATAACAATGAAGAGCAAGAAGAAAGGCTTGCGTAA
- a CDS encoding head GIN domain-containing protein has product MMMKKLGFSILLLLMMLSTTSYSQVNNYNINLVEFNSISVNSAYTVYVKQSNKEEIKIKAEKEIYEISEFIVKEGVLHINIKKDESKASKSIWQKIDNIKLLPTLKVYVSIKDVKSLSVNGNGKLITENSIAADDLKVLVAGPGSMDIDIKSKNLSAKLAGSGNLEISGYSNSLSVENSGSGNINAYNFEVKTAKSSLYGSGSIEINVSESLDAKIYGSGHTFVKGATKEIKSQEYGEGEVERKN; this is encoded by the coding sequence ATGATGATGAAAAAATTAGGTTTTAGTATTTTACTATTGTTAATGATGTTAAGTACAACATCATATTCACAGGTTAATAATTATAATATAAACCTGGTAGAATTTAATAGCATAAGTGTTAATTCGGCTTACACTGTGTATGTAAAACAATCCAACAAAGAAGAAATAAAAATTAAAGCAGAAAAAGAAATTTATGAAATATCAGAATTCATAGTAAAAGAGGGTGTTCTGCATATTAATATAAAGAAGGATGAATCCAAGGCTAGCAAAAGTATTTGGCAGAAAATTGATAACATAAAACTACTCCCCACATTAAAGGTATATGTTTCGATTAAAGACGTGAAATCCTTATCTGTAAATGGCAATGGTAAATTGATTACTGAAAATTCGATTGCGGCAGACGATTTAAAAGTATTAGTTGCAGGACCTGGATCAATGGATATTGATATTAAAAGCAAAAATTTAAGTGCGAAGCTTGCTGGTTCTGGAAATCTCGAAATTTCGGGCTATTCTAACAGCTTATCGGTTGAGAATAGTGGTTCTGGAAATATTAATGCTTATAATTTTGAAGTTAAAACTGCCAAATCATCACTCTATGGTTCAGGATCTATAGAAATTAATGTATCTGAAAGTTTGGATGCTAAAATTTATGGCAGCGGTCATACATTCGTGAAAGGAGCAACAAAAGAAATTAAATCTCAGGAATATGGAGAAGGTGAGGTAGAAAGAAAAAACTAA
- a CDS encoding YbcC family protein, with protein MANFSPDQLSKEQVKLLEVIRAACKKIAPVWPLERFVAVNPYLGFTHRTFENVAQELAIAGDIQMTLPSSFYKEKLEIGEISLEDIEQVLKQKNKNISASSFLNRLQEDQYEIPSAPTVNKLASVITDKDWSRFMVDRISSWASTYFDNGQASWNTANRDLNVFASWKLESGIDKSPELSGLKHFRKNVKSLPDNPVKVIEYALNVLDIPKEGIDLYLHSVLLTVGGWSAYAARIDWDNELYGGTDGVLIEFLAVLVSYELCLKKSINNAKLEDAWNEALKFYHLINTESELDLHINDKLILQEAFDVAHQRKLIDKFEKHEKLNAKKERALAQAVFCIDVRSEVFRRNLEAANSKIETIGFAGFFAFPIKYKPIGHQDGEAQCPVLLQTGPTIKEELKDKEQHQKTLENRKLKRQIHQMWKYFKSGAVTCFSYVSPMGLSYLPKLITDSFGITRPVPHPDEVGLSKSSIQNKRVSLVAKSENGEDFGIPIKDQIDMAKNALSAMSLSEDFGKFVLITGHGASMVNNPHATGYDCGACGGHSGESNAKVAAAVLNNKEVREGLNEQGIQIPFDTTFLACLHDTTTDEVSIFNEYDVPQSQAGLIKEVKNALNKAGEATRIERAVRFADHNSKDPDNSIFYRSKDWAQLRPEWGLAGCSAFVVAPRTHTTGLDLEGKSFLHSYDWKKDKNFSILELIMTAPMVVTSWINLQYYGSTVDNLHFGSGNKTLHNVTAGVGVFEGYGGDLRVGLPMQSIHDGENFQHEPLRLNVVIEAPILAINNILEKHESVRDLVDNGWIKLLAMNEGKITHSYNGALNWEKIDKAAA; from the coding sequence ATGGCTAATTTTTCACCGGATCAGTTAAGCAAAGAACAAGTAAAATTATTAGAGGTTATTAGAGCTGCTTGTAAAAAAATAGCTCCCGTATGGCCGCTAGAAAGATTTGTGGCGGTTAATCCTTATCTGGGTTTTACTCACAGAACATTTGAAAATGTTGCTCAAGAATTAGCTATTGCTGGTGATATTCAAATGACGCTCCCAAGCAGTTTTTATAAAGAAAAGCTAGAAATAGGTGAAATCAGCCTTGAAGATATTGAGCAGGTTTTAAAGCAGAAAAATAAAAATATTTCCGCTTCCAGCTTCTTAAACAGGCTTCAGGAGGATCAATATGAAATCCCTTCTGCTCCCACTGTTAATAAATTAGCTTCTGTTATTACTGATAAAGATTGGAGTAGATTTATGGTGGACAGAATTTCCAGCTGGGCTAGTACATATTTTGATAATGGACAAGCCTCTTGGAATACCGCCAATCGTGATTTAAATGTATTCGCCTCATGGAAATTGGAGTCTGGAATTGATAAAAGTCCTGAATTAAGCGGTTTAAAACACTTCAGAAAAAACGTTAAAAGCCTTCCCGATAACCCAGTTAAAGTAATTGAATATGCACTTAATGTATTGGACATTCCCAAAGAAGGAATTGACCTATATCTACACAGTGTTTTACTAACAGTTGGTGGCTGGTCTGCCTATGCAGCCAGAATTGACTGGGATAATGAATTATACGGAGGGACTGATGGTGTATTAATTGAGTTTCTAGCCGTTTTAGTGAGCTATGAATTATGTCTAAAAAAAAGCATTAATAATGCAAAATTGGAGGATGCCTGGAATGAAGCTTTAAAATTCTACCATCTTATTAATACAGAAAGTGAACTAGACCTTCATATCAATGATAAATTGATTTTACAGGAGGCCTTTGATGTTGCTCATCAAAGAAAATTAATCGACAAATTTGAAAAACACGAAAAGCTAAATGCTAAAAAAGAGCGGGCACTAGCTCAAGCTGTTTTTTGTATAGATGTTCGTTCTGAAGTCTTCAGAAGAAATTTAGAGGCCGCAAATTCAAAAATAGAAACCATAGGTTTTGCTGGTTTCTTTGCATTCCCAATAAAATATAAGCCTATAGGTCATCAGGATGGAGAGGCACAATGCCCTGTTCTTTTACAAACCGGCCCTACGATTAAAGAAGAATTAAAGGATAAAGAGCAACATCAAAAAACATTAGAAAATAGAAAGCTAAAAAGACAGATTCACCAGATGTGGAAGTATTTCAAATCTGGGGCCGTTACTTGTTTTAGTTATGTAAGCCCAATGGGTTTATCTTATCTTCCAAAACTTATTACCGACTCATTTGGAATCACAAGACCTGTCCCGCATCCAGATGAAGTAGGTTTATCGAAATCTTCTATACAAAATAAGCGAGTAAGCTTGGTAGCAAAATCTGAAAATGGTGAGGATTTTGGTATTCCAATAAAAGACCAGATAGACATGGCAAAAAATGCACTTTCCGCTATGTCTTTATCGGAGGATTTCGGAAAGTTTGTTCTTATCACAGGACATGGTGCCAGCATGGTAAACAATCCGCATGCAACGGGCTATGATTGTGGCGCATGTGGTGGGCACAGTGGAGAATCAAATGCTAAAGTTGCAGCAGCAGTTCTAAACAATAAGGAAGTTCGAGAAGGATTAAATGAACAGGGGATCCAAATTCCTTTTGACACCACATTTTTAGCTTGTTTGCATGATACTACCACAGATGAGGTTAGCATTTTTAATGAGTATGATGTACCGCAATCACAGGCTGGCTTAATAAAAGAAGTAAAGAATGCCTTAAATAAAGCCGGAGAAGCAACTCGAATTGAAAGAGCTGTTCGCTTTGCAGATCATAATTCCAAAGACCCTGACAATTCAATTTTTTATAGAAGTAAGGATTGGGCACAATTACGTCCTGAATGGGGATTAGCAGGCTGCTCGGCCTTTGTAGTAGCCCCGCGAACGCATACCACAGGTCTTGACTTAGAAGGTAAATCTTTCCTACACTCTTATGACTGGAAAAAGGATAAAAACTTTTCCATTCTAGAGTTAATTATGACCGCCCCTATGGTAGTCACTAGTTGGATTAACCTCCAGTATTATGGTTCCACAGTGGATAACCTACATTTTGGCTCTGGAAACAAAACCTTGCATAATGTAACGGCTGGCGTTGGTGTTTTTGAAGGCTATGGCGGTGATTTAAGAGTAGGTTTACCCATGCAATCCATTCATGATGGTGAAAACTTTCAGCATGAACCGCTTCGACTTAATGTTGTTATTGAAGCCCCCATTTTGGCCATCAATAACATATTGGAAAAACATGAATCGGTTAGAGATTTAGTAGATAATGGCTGGATCAAGTTACTCGCCATGAATGAGGGCAAAATCACCCATAGCTATAATGGTGCTCTTAACTGGGAAAAAATCGATAAAGCAGCTGCTTAA